A genomic region of Methanobacterium sp. SMA-27 contains the following coding sequences:
- the top6B gene encoding DNA topoisomerase VI subunit B, with translation MEREASELFEEFKELTASEFFRRNKQMLGFSGKIRSLTMVFHELITNSLDAAEEAGIQPEISIDLKRVDKDHYILKHMDNGPGIPEDFITKVYCTMFAGSKFRNIQSRGQQGLGCSGCVLLSQMTTGKPARVISGYKKGEKLQGVEMTFKMDVKTNKGLILDKRPVEVDSTGVAIELQFKDVSYSLSEQGAFEYIRRSMIANPHAKITFRDPTGHKYIFERATDVIPPLPKEVLPHPRGVTADDLIFMAKHTDKRRFRSLLTSSLSRMSIKRVNEIQEITKIDLNKRPKDMKWEEAERIVELFAQMDFMAPPTSGLIPIGKEQIEKGIREILNPEFVATTTRKPKTYRGGVSFVIEAGISYGGDSGRIVGEQNRAEIMRFANRVPLSFDQGSCAITEALKSIDWKRYGIRDLENAPITVFVNIVSTNVPYLSTGKQSVAPEEEILHEVRQATMKIARSLQKYINAKRAAKDEEMRSKIFETYVPVIMREAAILAGKDVPEYKEILAKVTRRPKILDEIDVDLGELADEDIVGEKDDE, from the coding sequence TTGGAGAGAGAAGCATCAGAACTTTTTGAAGAATTTAAGGAACTTACAGCATCTGAATTTTTCAGAAGGAACAAACAAATGCTGGGATTCTCTGGAAAAATAAGGTCCCTCACAATGGTTTTTCATGAGTTGATAACCAACAGCCTCGACGCTGCAGAAGAGGCAGGAATACAGCCAGAAATATCCATAGACCTTAAGAGAGTTGATAAAGACCATTATATTCTTAAACACATGGATAATGGGCCAGGAATCCCCGAAGATTTCATAACCAAAGTTTACTGTACAATGTTTGCTGGTTCTAAATTCAGGAACATTCAATCCAGAGGTCAACAAGGGCTAGGATGTAGTGGATGTGTATTATTATCCCAGATGACAACAGGAAAACCTGCCAGAGTAATATCGGGATATAAAAAAGGTGAAAAACTCCAGGGAGTTGAAATGACATTTAAAATGGATGTCAAAACCAACAAAGGACTTATACTGGATAAACGTCCAGTAGAAGTAGATTCAACTGGTGTGGCAATAGAGCTACAGTTCAAAGATGTTTCATATTCCCTAAGTGAACAAGGAGCATTTGAATATATCAGAAGAAGTATGATAGCAAATCCACATGCAAAAATCACCTTCCGTGATCCAACAGGACACAAATATATATTCGAACGAGCTACAGACGTTATACCTCCTCTCCCCAAGGAAGTTTTGCCCCATCCAAGAGGTGTTACAGCAGACGACTTAATATTCATGGCAAAACACACTGATAAACGTAGATTCAGGAGCTTATTAACCAGTTCACTGTCAAGGATGTCGATCAAGAGGGTCAATGAAATACAAGAAATAACCAAGATAGACCTTAACAAACGTCCTAAAGATATGAAATGGGAAGAAGCCGAAAGAATTGTTGAACTATTTGCCCAGATGGACTTTATGGCACCTCCAACATCTGGTTTGATCCCAATTGGAAAAGAACAAATCGAGAAGGGTATAAGAGAAATTTTAAACCCTGAATTTGTTGCAACCACAACAAGAAAACCCAAAACTTATCGTGGTGGAGTTTCATTCGTAATAGAAGCAGGTATATCCTATGGAGGAGATTCTGGACGAATAGTTGGTGAACAAAACCGTGCAGAAATTATGAGGTTTGCAAACAGAGTTCCATTGAGCTTTGATCAGGGAAGCTGTGCAATAACAGAAGCACTTAAAAGCATAGATTGGAAACGGTATGGTATACGGGATCTAGAAAATGCACCAATTACTGTATTTGTTAACATAGTTTCAACAAACGTACCATATCTTTCAACAGGTAAACAGAGTGTTGCTCCAGAAGAGGAAATACTCCACGAAGTTAGACAAGCCACTATGAAAATAGCAAGGAGTCTTCAAAAATATATTAACGCTAAAAGGGCAGCAAAAGATGAGGAAATGCGTTCAAAGATATTTGAAACATACGTACCTGTAATTATGAGAGAAGCTGCAATACTTGCTGGGAAAGATGTTCCAGAGTACAAGGAAATTCTGGCCAAGGTAACTAGAAGGCCAAAAATATTAGATGAAATTGACGTAGATTTAGGCGAATTAGCCGATGAAGATATAGTAGGCGAAAAGGATGATGAATAG
- a CDS encoding DNA topoisomerase IV subunit A — MMNRKELALNRRDLAVNKLQSLGDKIIEDVNAMNVPSIQVPSRGTSNIVYDDEKRYYVLGDRFGQRSLGNVKQIKKIGQMVYMANFCKSLVQTGKTATLREMYYVSEGWDIDFGDQQESNIVGEDLEVTLGISREDLGLMPEEDGASVYGDITVKDDDVEINALRMGKSGYTISPTIDEVELVDHNVQRVIAVETMGMFHRMVQENAYKKFDTLIVGLKGQAARATRRFLKRVNEELGLPVYICNDGDPWGFHIAMVIISGSAKLAHVNHELATPNAKFLGVTASDIINYDLPTDPLKDIDVLRLKELYKDPRYRDDFWKVEIKKMLKIGKKAEQQSFSKYGLEYVVDTYLPEKLDAM; from the coding sequence ATGATGAATAGAAAAGAACTTGCCTTAAACAGAAGAGATCTGGCTGTAAATAAACTCCAAAGTCTTGGAGATAAAATAATAGAAGACGTTAATGCTATGAATGTCCCATCAATACAAGTACCTTCAAGAGGTACTTCCAACATAGTTTACGACGATGAAAAACGCTACTACGTACTTGGAGATCGTTTTGGGCAGAGATCTCTAGGAAATGTTAAACAGATCAAGAAGATCGGCCAAATGGTTTACATGGCTAATTTTTGTAAGAGTCTTGTTCAAACAGGGAAAACAGCAACCTTAAGGGAAATGTATTATGTTTCAGAAGGATGGGACATAGACTTTGGAGACCAGCAGGAATCTAACATAGTTGGAGAAGATCTTGAGGTAACATTAGGTATATCCCGTGAAGACCTCGGATTAATGCCTGAAGAAGATGGTGCATCAGTCTATGGTGACATCACAGTTAAAGATGACGATGTAGAAATAAACGCCCTGAGAATGGGTAAATCAGGTTACACAATTTCACCAACCATTGATGAGGTTGAACTAGTTGATCACAATGTCCAAAGAGTAATAGCTGTTGAAACCATGGGTATGTTCCACAGGATGGTCCAAGAAAATGCATATAAAAAATTCGATACACTTATTGTAGGACTCAAAGGACAGGCTGCGCGTGCGACACGTAGATTTCTTAAAAGAGTTAATGAAGAACTAGGACTTCCAGTTTACATATGTAACGATGGAGATCCATGGGGATTCCATATTGCCATGGTTATAATATCTGGAAGTGCAAAACTCGCACATGTAAACCACGAGCTTGCAACACCCAATGCAAAGTTTCTGGGAGTTACTGCTTCAGACATTATTAACTATGACTTACCAACAGACCCATTGAAGGACATAGATGTGTTAAGGCTCAAAGAACTTTACAAAGATCCAAGATACAGGGATGATTTCTGGAAGGTAGAGATCAAGAAAATGCTAAAGATCGGTAAAAAAGCAGAACAGCAGTCTTTCTCGAAATATGGGCTGGAATATGTAGTTGACACATATTTACCAGAAAAACTTGATGCAATGTAA
- a CDS encoding winged helix-turn-helix domain-containing protein, giving the protein MKKILWWLIAGTKGGINRARIIHNIQKRPYNANQLAEKLELDYKTVRHHIKVLEDNNVITSSGEKYGTMYFLSSTMEENYELFQEIWNEIKED; this is encoded by the coding sequence ATGAAGAAAATACTTTGGTGGCTTATTGCCGGTACAAAGGGAGGTATTAATAGGGCCAGAATAATACATAACATCCAAAAAAGGCCTTATAACGCCAATCAGCTGGCTGAAAAATTAGAATTGGATTATAAAACTGTAAGACATCATATAAAAGTTTTAGAAGATAACAATGTTATAACATCATCTGGTGAAAAATATGGAACCATGTATTTTCTTTCATCTACAATGGAAGAAAATTATGAACTTTTCCAGGAAATATGGAATGAAATAAAGGAAGATTAG